A genome region from Triticum aestivum cultivar Chinese Spring chromosome 2B, IWGSC CS RefSeq v2.1, whole genome shotgun sequence includes the following:
- the LOC123043121 gene encoding uncharacterized protein (The sequence of the model RefSeq protein was modified relative to this genomic sequence to represent the inferred CDS: added 111 bases not found in genome assembly) gives METAISAVAGELVSQFISFLMNKYNSFSHAWSEEEKAVERLQHLLMRASTIVEEADARYITNSGMMMQLKTLSEAMYRGYRVLDSSRYHALQDSAGFEEVSINDSSRNNLYLAKRSRTTNVKATCLESHGALEGLETAVVNMAEFVALLGGFDRMSHRAYDVYLYTDNFMFGRHTEKQKLLSFLLQHDDPPSNHALAVLPIIGGKLTGKKTLVAHVCGDERVRSRFSSILHLDGDNLLRILDHGRTMEGMTLVVIEFASDVDDNDWKKFHSFFIRMDRGSKMIIISKLKRLARFGSVKPIFLSLLSDDKLRYLFKKLAFGSVDPAEHPRLVQIADEFAKVLHNMEGSLIGTNVYADVLRKNLNVQFWRCVFDKGARYAKRNQTAIQEGHPLDITDFVLCPLSMTHHTIDVSIKEESPSVRLGEVLANPSVRPKGDFTLVTCESRIPPHKTFAHFVTSRADDTHQGRALPGRKRRGVPV, from the coding sequence GTGGAGAGGTTGCAGCACCTCCTGATGAGAGCAAGCACCATCGTTGAGGAGGCAGACGCACGATACATAACCAACTCCGGGATGATGATGCAGCTTAAGACGCTCTCAGAGGCCATGTACCGAGGATACCGTGTGCTGGACAGCTCAAGGTACCATGCCCTCCAAGACAGTGCCGGCTTCGAGGAGGTTAGCATCAACGACTCATCTAGAAACAACTTATATTTAGCGAAGCGCTCTCGAACAACAAATGTTAAGGCCACGTGCCTCGAGTCACATGGTGCCTTAGAAGGCTTAGAAACTGCTGTTGTTAACATGGCAGAATTTGTTGCGCTTCTGGGTGGATTTGATCGTATGTCTCATAGGGCATACGATGTTTATCTTTACACCGACAACTTCATGTTTGGGCGACACACTGAAAAGCAAAAGCTATTGAGCTTCTTGTTGCAGCATGACGACCCTCCTAGTAACCATGCACTGGCAGTTCTCCCTATCATAGGTGGTAAACTAACTGGGAAGAAAACTTTAGTTGCTCATGTGTGCGGCGATGAAAGGGTTCGCTCACGCTTCTCCTCTATATTGCACTTGGATGGAGACAACCTTTTGAGAATACTTGATCATGGAAGGACCATGGAAGGTATGACGTTGGTAGTTATTGAGTTTGCTTCTGATGTAGATGACAATGACTGGAAAAAGTTCCACTCGTTTTTCATAAGGATGGACAGAGGAAGCAAGATGATCATCATAAGTAAACTTAAAAGATTAGCCCGGTTTGGATCGGTGAAACCAATTTTCCTAAGCCTTCTATCTGACGACAAGTTGAGGTACCTTTTCAAGAAGCTGGCATTCGGAAGTGTAGACCCTGCAGAACATCCACGGCTAGTACAAATAGCAGATGAATTCGCCAAGGTGTTGCACAATATGGAAGGTTCACTTATCGGAACAAATGTGTATGCAGATGTGTTGAGAAAGAATCTCAATGTACAGTTTTGGCGTTGCGTATTTGACAAGGGGGCACGATATGCTAAAAGAAACCAGACGGCCATACAGGAAGGGCATCCACTGGACATAACAGACTTTGTTTTGTGTCCACTTAGCATGACACATCATACAATTGATGTTTCAATCAAGGAGGAATCGCCAAGTGTGAGATTGGGGGAAGTTCTAGCAAATCCTAGTGTTAGACCTAAAGGAGACTTCACTCTAGTTACATGTGAATCAAGGATACCCCCTCATAAAACATTTGCTCATTTTGTTACGAGTCGTGCTGATGATACACATCAAGGTAGGGCCTTGCCAGGGAGGAAGCGACGAGGAGTGCCAGTCTAA